A single window of Pygocentrus nattereri isolate fPygNat1 chromosome 24, fPygNat1.pri, whole genome shotgun sequence DNA harbors:
- the btr33 gene encoding E3 ubiquitin-protein ligase TRIM39: protein MSSSGSLLSEDLFQCTVCLNVFTQPVSLPCGHTFCLSCIQTQWVTTGSPHCPKCLVVFQAPPELRENSFADEMARQIREQKGKTTTEHHGSQVAVCDLCPARKPLRAVKSCLICLVSYCEQHVASHATRFTKHTLVQPWHHLEERMCKKHERPLELFCRYDQTCVCVLCTDTEHQSHHAVPVERECAERKTKILKSQYDIKQMIEQRLKKANEIKKSIQMSKENTEREIADSIEVFTVLVHCIERGQAELVKMMEEKQKAAERQAEELIKELEIEVAKLKVKNSELEQLVQSEDNLHLLQIFPSLSPVPYTKDWRRTRVSTTQCLGLLREAVAHTEELLGIQMHKITARELEAISQYEVDLTLDPITANPWLEVSADGKCVKDGNVEQKVPDDPRRFDTAPCVLAREPMSRGRSYWEVEVANKTAWDLGVARQSVNRKGLVMLSPNDGYWAICLRRGREYRACDGESVLLSLRIQPQRIAIFVSYEDGQVSFYDPVSKVHIFSFTGQRFTEGLLAFFNPDVNDSGNNRAPLIIRTVRHQANKSYDSVTI, encoded by the exons ATGTCCTCATCGGGTTCTCTTTTGTCCGAGGATTTGTTCCAGTGCACGGTGTGTCTGAATGTTTTTACccagcctgtctctctcccttgtgGGCATACGTTCTGCCTCTCCTGCATCCAAACTCAATGGGTGACAACCGGCTCCCCTCACTGCCCAAAATGCTTGGTAGTTTTCCAAGCACCGCCAGAGCTCCGGGAGAACTCCTTTGCTGATGAGATGGCCAGGCAGATACGGGAGCAAAAAGGGAAAACAACAACGGAGCACCATGGTTCCCAAGTGGCTGTGTGTGACCTGTGCCCTGCAAGGAAACCTTTACGTGCTGTGAAATCCTGCTTGATATGTTTGGTGTCATATTGTGAGCAGCACGTGGCGTCTCATGCGACACGCTTCACCAAGCACACATTGGTGCAGCCATGGCACCATCTGGAGGAAAGGATGTGCAAGAAGCATGAAAGGCCTTTGGAGCTCTTCTGTAGATATGACcagacatgtgtgtgtgtgttgtgcacggATACAGAACACCAATCACACCATGCTGTACctgtggagagagagtgtgcagaGAGGAAG ACCAAGATATTGAAATCCCAATATGATATTAAGCAAATGATTGagcagagactgaagaaggccaatgaaataaaaaaatctatacaAATGAGCAAA gaaaacacagaaagagagattgcAGACAGTATAGAGGTCTTCACTGTTTTGGTGCACTGCATTGAGAGAGGCCAGGCTGAGCTGGTAAAGATGatggaggagaagcagaaagcaGCAGAGAGACAGGCTGAAGAGCTCATCAAAGAGCTAGAGATAGAAGTCGCTAAACTAAAGGTTAAGAACTCAGAACTGGAACAGCTCGTTCAGTCTGAGGACAACCTTCATCTCCTACAG ATTTTTCCGTCTCTTAGTCCAGTTCCTTACACTAAAGATTGGAGAAGGACAAGAGTGAGCACCACACAATGCTTGGGCCTGCTGAGGGAAGCTGTGGCTCACACAGAAGAGCTACTGGGGATTCAGATGCATAAAATCACTGCTAGAG aACTTGAAGCAATATCCCAATATGAAG TGGATTTGACCCTTGACCCCATCACAGCAAACCCTTGGCTGGAGGTATCTGCAGACGGGAAGTGCGTGAAGGATGGGAATGTGGAGCAGAAGGTTCCAGATGATCCCAGACGGTTTGACACAGCGCCATGCGTACTTGCACGAGAACCCATGTCCAGAGGGAGGAGCTACTGGGAGGTGGAAGTGGCCAATAAGACGGCTTGGGATCTTGGCGTGGCCAGGCAGTCAGTCAACAGAAAGGGCCTTGTCATGCTGAGCCCAAACGATGGCTACTGGGCAATCTGCCTGAGGAGGGGAAGAGAATACAGAGCATGTGATGGTGAATCAGTGCTGCTTTCTCTGCGCATTCAGCCACAAAGAATTGCCATATTTGTGAGTTATGAGGATGGACAAGTGTCATTCTATGACCCAGTATCAAAAGTTCATATCTTTTCATTTACTGGGCAGCGCTTTACTGAGGGTCTTCTGGCCTTCTTCAACCCTGATGTGAATGACTCAGGAAATAATAGAGCTCCTCTTATTATACGAACTGTTAGACATCAGGCCAATAAGTCTTACGATAGTGTAACAATATGA